Proteins from one Neodiprion fabricii isolate iyNeoFabr1 chromosome 5, iyNeoFabr1.1, whole genome shotgun sequence genomic window:
- the LOC124183696 gene encoding transmembrane and coiled-coil domains protein 2 isoform X2, whose amino-acid sequence MASLSVAPSSKNSSRSTSPSRSTTQAQRHHLPVTLDPVTKSRNVAAHHSGEGSTGSGSSGGGGGMKGSSRQRSPGAVARSGDGTDDPGTTGTIADLEDFVSNINPPTDDEGEAYHATQSFLSNGSSELIGDDVDSNGARGRQAMEHLQNKIVRTRELIRIEQTTRDDNVNEYLKLAANADKQQLTRIKAVFEKKNQKSAHSISQLQKKLESYTKKLKDYEVHGAPTSHRQPREVLRDMGQGLKNVGGNIRDGITGFSGSVMSKPREFAHLIKNKFGSADNINTLSHGSTFYVNDTPRAGNDDNGSVEEEKTHHGSATLPGGCSLGSTHSAAAIKFPSEEGSECSSVTSESAPGSRGQPHACHSNSAAFSLKPIFSELQENRENYDRLREKLEGFKVLQQEVAYLSHALQEERFRCERLEEQVNDLTELHQNEIENLKQTITDMEEKVQYQSEDRLRDIHEMLESCQTKIWKMEHQQQQHQQYVTLEGLDNSNARALVVKLINVVLTVLQVVLLLVATGAGIMMPFLRTSCTKPHCFMCRVRILTTTLVVLGIVFVLKQWPEVHDVGSHLMRRLKQTLAVK is encoded by the exons atggCTAGCCTCTCGGTAGCCCCATCAAGCAAGAACAGCTCCCGAAGCACTTCGCCAAGTCGAAGCACTACTCAAGCACAGCGTCACCATCTTCCGGTCACCCTGGATCCTGTTACAAAGTCTCGAAATGTCGCTGC ACATCATTCGGGAGAAGGAAGCACAGGCAGTGGCAGTAGTGGCGGTGGTGGAGGCATGAAAGGCAGTAGCCGGCAGAGGTCACCCGGTGCGGTTGCACGGTCGGGAGACGGTACCGATGATCCTGGGACAACTGGAACCATAGCTGATCTAGAAGATTTTGTATCAAATATTAATCCGCCAACAGACGACGAAGGG GAGGCCTACCATGCCACACAGTCCTTCCTTTCAAACGGATCGTCGGAGTTAATCGGCGATGATGTTGACTCTAACGGCGCCCGTGGCCGTCAAGCCATGGAGCATTTGCAAAACAAAATTGTAAGAACCAGAGAGTTAATACGAATAGAACAAACGACCCGAGACG acaatGTAAACGAGTATTTAAAATTAGCTGCCAATGCTGACAAGCAGCAGCTGACGAGAATCAAGGCTGtatttgagaagaaaaatcaaaaatcggCGCATAGTATATCGCAGCTACAAAAGAAGTTGGAGAGTTATACAAAGAAGTTGAAAGATTACGAAGTTCATGGCGCTCCGACCAGTCACAGGCAGCCTAGAGAAGTTCTTCGTGATATGGGACAGGGGCTTAA AAATGTGGGTGGTAATATTAGAGATGGAATCACTGGTTTTTCAGG GAGCGTCATGTCCAAGCCTCGAGAGTTTGCACATCTTATAAAAAACAAGTTCGGCAGTGCGGACAACATAAACACATTATCAC ATGGCTCAACTTTTTATGTAAACGATACACCACGTGCAGGTAACGATGACAACGGTAGCGTTGAAGAAGAGAAGACGCACCATGGTTCGGCAACACTTCCTGGCGGATGCAGCCTGGGTTCGACGCATAGTGCTGCTGCTATTAAATTCCCATCCGAAGAAGGCTCGGAGTGTTCTAGCGTTACCAGTGAAAGCGCTCCCGGCAGCAGAGGGCAGCCCCATGCTTGCCACAGCAACAGTGCTGCTTTCAGCCTCAAGCCGATTTTCTCGGAACTTCAGGAAAACCGAGAAAATTACGATAGGCTGCGAGAAAAACTCGAAGGATTCAAG GTTCTTCAGCAAGAAGTGGCATATCTGTCGCATGCACTTCAAGAGGAACGCTTCAGATGTGAGCGTCTGGAAGAACAAGTTAATGACCTCACTGAGCTTCATCAGAACGAGATTGAGAACTTAAAACAAACAATAACTGATATGGAAGAAAAGGTTCAGTATCAGAGCGAAGACCGGTTGCGGGATATTCACGAGATGTTGGAAAGTTGTCAGACGAAAATTTGGAAGATGGAACACCAGCAACAACAGCACCAACAGTACGTCACACTCGAGGGGCTTGACAACAGCAATGCACGAGCTTTGGTTGTCAAATTGATAAACGTTGTTCTTACAGTCCTACAAGTTGTCTTACTTCTTGTTGCAACAGGTGCTGGCATAATGATGCCATTCCTGAGGACCAG CTGTACTAAGCCTCATTGTTTCATGTGCAGGGTGCGCATACTGACTACGACGCTCGTCGTCCTCGGAATTGTATTCGTACTAAAGCAGTGGCCAGAAGTCCACGACGTTGGTAGTCATCTAATGCGACGCCTCAAACAAACCTTAGCAGTAAAGTAG
- the LOC124183696 gene encoding transmembrane and coiled-coil domains protein 2 isoform X3, translating into MASLSVAPSSKNSSRSTSPSRSTTQAQRHHLPVTLDPVTKSRNVAAHHSGEGSTGSGSSGGGGGMKGSSRQRSPGAVARSGDGTDDPGTTGTIADLEDFVSNINPPTDDEGEAYHATQSFLSNGSSELIGDDVDSNGARGRQAMEHLQNKIVRTRELIRIEQTTRDDNVNEYLKLAANADKQQLTRIKAVFEKKNQKSAHSISQLQKKLESYTKKLKDYEVHGAPTSHRQPREVLRDMGQGLKNVGGNIRDGITGFSGSVMSKPREFAHLIKNKFGSADNINTLSLETNGSTFYVNDTPRAGNDDNGSVEEEKTHHGSATLPGGCSLGSTHSAAAIKFPSEEGSECSSVTSESAPGSRGQPHACHSNSAAFSLKPIFSELQENRENYDRLREKLEGFKVLQQEVAYLSHALQEERFRCERLEEQVNDLTELHQNEIENLKQTITDMEEKVQYQSEDRLRDIHEMLESCQTKIWKMEHQQQQHQQYVTLEGLDNSNARALVVKLINVVLTVLQVVLLLVATGAGIMMPFLRTRVRILTTTLVVLGIVFVLKQWPEVHDVGSHLMRRLKQTLAVK; encoded by the exons atggCTAGCCTCTCGGTAGCCCCATCAAGCAAGAACAGCTCCCGAAGCACTTCGCCAAGTCGAAGCACTACTCAAGCACAGCGTCACCATCTTCCGGTCACCCTGGATCCTGTTACAAAGTCTCGAAATGTCGCTGC ACATCATTCGGGAGAAGGAAGCACAGGCAGTGGCAGTAGTGGCGGTGGTGGAGGCATGAAAGGCAGTAGCCGGCAGAGGTCACCCGGTGCGGTTGCACGGTCGGGAGACGGTACCGATGATCCTGGGACAACTGGAACCATAGCTGATCTAGAAGATTTTGTATCAAATATTAATCCGCCAACAGACGACGAAGGG GAGGCCTACCATGCCACACAGTCCTTCCTTTCAAACGGATCGTCGGAGTTAATCGGCGATGATGTTGACTCTAACGGCGCCCGTGGCCGTCAAGCCATGGAGCATTTGCAAAACAAAATTGTAAGAACCAGAGAGTTAATACGAATAGAACAAACGACCCGAGACG acaatGTAAACGAGTATTTAAAATTAGCTGCCAATGCTGACAAGCAGCAGCTGACGAGAATCAAGGCTGtatttgagaagaaaaatcaaaaatcggCGCATAGTATATCGCAGCTACAAAAGAAGTTGGAGAGTTATACAAAGAAGTTGAAAGATTACGAAGTTCATGGCGCTCCGACCAGTCACAGGCAGCCTAGAGAAGTTCTTCGTGATATGGGACAGGGGCTTAA AAATGTGGGTGGTAATATTAGAGATGGAATCACTGGTTTTTCAGG GAGCGTCATGTCCAAGCCTCGAGAGTTTGCACATCTTATAAAAAACAAGTTCGGCAGTGCGGACAACATAAACACATTATCAC TTGAAACTA ATGGCTCAACTTTTTATGTAAACGATACACCACGTGCAGGTAACGATGACAACGGTAGCGTTGAAGAAGAGAAGACGCACCATGGTTCGGCAACACTTCCTGGCGGATGCAGCCTGGGTTCGACGCATAGTGCTGCTGCTATTAAATTCCCATCCGAAGAAGGCTCGGAGTGTTCTAGCGTTACCAGTGAAAGCGCTCCCGGCAGCAGAGGGCAGCCCCATGCTTGCCACAGCAACAGTGCTGCTTTCAGCCTCAAGCCGATTTTCTCGGAACTTCAGGAAAACCGAGAAAATTACGATAGGCTGCGAGAAAAACTCGAAGGATTCAAG GTTCTTCAGCAAGAAGTGGCATATCTGTCGCATGCACTTCAAGAGGAACGCTTCAGATGTGAGCGTCTGGAAGAACAAGTTAATGACCTCACTGAGCTTCATCAGAACGAGATTGAGAACTTAAAACAAACAATAACTGATATGGAAGAAAAGGTTCAGTATCAGAGCGAAGACCGGTTGCGGGATATTCACGAGATGTTGGAAAGTTGTCAGACGAAAATTTGGAAGATGGAACACCAGCAACAACAGCACCAACAGTACGTCACACTCGAGGGGCTTGACAACAGCAATGCACGAGCTTTGGTTGTCAAATTGATAAACGTTGTTCTTACAGTCCTACAAGTTGTCTTACTTCTTGTTGCAACAGGTGCTGGCATAATGATGCCATTCCTGAGGACCAG GGTGCGCATACTGACTACGACGCTCGTCGTCCTCGGAATTGTATTCGTACTAAAGCAGTGGCCAGAAGTCCACGACGTTGGTAGTCATCTAATGCGACGCCTCAAACAAACCTTAGCAGTAAAGTAG
- the LOC124183696 gene encoding transmembrane and coiled-coil domains protein 2 isoform X1, whose product MASLSVAPSSKNSSRSTSPSRSTTQAQRHHLPVTLDPVTKSRNVAAHHSGEGSTGSGSSGGGGGMKGSSRQRSPGAVARSGDGTDDPGTTGTIADLEDFVSNINPPTDDEGEAYHATQSFLSNGSSELIGDDVDSNGARGRQAMEHLQNKIVRTRELIRIEQTTRDDNVNEYLKLAANADKQQLTRIKAVFEKKNQKSAHSISQLQKKLESYTKKLKDYEVHGAPTSHRQPREVLRDMGQGLKNVGGNIRDGITGFSGSVMSKPREFAHLIKNKFGSADNINTLSLETNGSTFYVNDTPRAGNDDNGSVEEEKTHHGSATLPGGCSLGSTHSAAAIKFPSEEGSECSSVTSESAPGSRGQPHACHSNSAAFSLKPIFSELQENRENYDRLREKLEGFKVLQQEVAYLSHALQEERFRCERLEEQVNDLTELHQNEIENLKQTITDMEEKVQYQSEDRLRDIHEMLESCQTKIWKMEHQQQQHQQYVTLEGLDNSNARALVVKLINVVLTVLQVVLLLVATGAGIMMPFLRTSCTKPHCFMCRVRILTTTLVVLGIVFVLKQWPEVHDVGSHLMRRLKQTLAVK is encoded by the exons atggCTAGCCTCTCGGTAGCCCCATCAAGCAAGAACAGCTCCCGAAGCACTTCGCCAAGTCGAAGCACTACTCAAGCACAGCGTCACCATCTTCCGGTCACCCTGGATCCTGTTACAAAGTCTCGAAATGTCGCTGC ACATCATTCGGGAGAAGGAAGCACAGGCAGTGGCAGTAGTGGCGGTGGTGGAGGCATGAAAGGCAGTAGCCGGCAGAGGTCACCCGGTGCGGTTGCACGGTCGGGAGACGGTACCGATGATCCTGGGACAACTGGAACCATAGCTGATCTAGAAGATTTTGTATCAAATATTAATCCGCCAACAGACGACGAAGGG GAGGCCTACCATGCCACACAGTCCTTCCTTTCAAACGGATCGTCGGAGTTAATCGGCGATGATGTTGACTCTAACGGCGCCCGTGGCCGTCAAGCCATGGAGCATTTGCAAAACAAAATTGTAAGAACCAGAGAGTTAATACGAATAGAACAAACGACCCGAGACG acaatGTAAACGAGTATTTAAAATTAGCTGCCAATGCTGACAAGCAGCAGCTGACGAGAATCAAGGCTGtatttgagaagaaaaatcaaaaatcggCGCATAGTATATCGCAGCTACAAAAGAAGTTGGAGAGTTATACAAAGAAGTTGAAAGATTACGAAGTTCATGGCGCTCCGACCAGTCACAGGCAGCCTAGAGAAGTTCTTCGTGATATGGGACAGGGGCTTAA AAATGTGGGTGGTAATATTAGAGATGGAATCACTGGTTTTTCAGG GAGCGTCATGTCCAAGCCTCGAGAGTTTGCACATCTTATAAAAAACAAGTTCGGCAGTGCGGACAACATAAACACATTATCAC TTGAAACTA ATGGCTCAACTTTTTATGTAAACGATACACCACGTGCAGGTAACGATGACAACGGTAGCGTTGAAGAAGAGAAGACGCACCATGGTTCGGCAACACTTCCTGGCGGATGCAGCCTGGGTTCGACGCATAGTGCTGCTGCTATTAAATTCCCATCCGAAGAAGGCTCGGAGTGTTCTAGCGTTACCAGTGAAAGCGCTCCCGGCAGCAGAGGGCAGCCCCATGCTTGCCACAGCAACAGTGCTGCTTTCAGCCTCAAGCCGATTTTCTCGGAACTTCAGGAAAACCGAGAAAATTACGATAGGCTGCGAGAAAAACTCGAAGGATTCAAG GTTCTTCAGCAAGAAGTGGCATATCTGTCGCATGCACTTCAAGAGGAACGCTTCAGATGTGAGCGTCTGGAAGAACAAGTTAATGACCTCACTGAGCTTCATCAGAACGAGATTGAGAACTTAAAACAAACAATAACTGATATGGAAGAAAAGGTTCAGTATCAGAGCGAAGACCGGTTGCGGGATATTCACGAGATGTTGGAAAGTTGTCAGACGAAAATTTGGAAGATGGAACACCAGCAACAACAGCACCAACAGTACGTCACACTCGAGGGGCTTGACAACAGCAATGCACGAGCTTTGGTTGTCAAATTGATAAACGTTGTTCTTACAGTCCTACAAGTTGTCTTACTTCTTGTTGCAACAGGTGCTGGCATAATGATGCCATTCCTGAGGACCAG CTGTACTAAGCCTCATTGTTTCATGTGCAGGGTGCGCATACTGACTACGACGCTCGTCGTCCTCGGAATTGTATTCGTACTAAAGCAGTGGCCAGAAGTCCACGACGTTGGTAGTCATCTAATGCGACGCCTCAAACAAACCTTAGCAGTAAAGTAG
- the LOC124183696 gene encoding transmembrane and coiled-coil domains protein 2 isoform X4: MASLSVAPSSKNSSRSTSPSRSTTQAQRHHLPVTLDPVTKSRNVAAHHSGEGSTGSGSSGGGGGMKGSSRQRSPGAVARSGDGTDDPGTTGTIADLEDFVSNINPPTDDEGEAYHATQSFLSNGSSELIGDDVDSNGARGRQAMEHLQNKIVRTRELIRIEQTTRDDNVNEYLKLAANADKQQLTRIKAVFEKKNQKSAHSISQLQKKLESYTKKLKDYEVHGAPTSHRQPREVLRDMGQGLKNVGGNIRDGITGFSGSVMSKPREFAHLIKNKFGSADNINTLSLETSNDDNGSVEEEKTHHGSATLPGGCSLGSTHSAAAIKFPSEEGSECSSVTSESAPGSRGQPHACHSNSAAFSLKPIFSELQENRENYDRLREKLEGFKVLQQEVAYLSHALQEERFRCERLEEQVNDLTELHQNEIENLKQTITDMEEKVQYQSEDRLRDIHEMLESCQTKIWKMEHQQQQHQQYVTLEGLDNSNARALVVKLINVVLTVLQVVLLLVATGAGIMMPFLRTSCTKPHCFMCRVRILTTTLVVLGIVFVLKQWPEVHDVGSHLMRRLKQTLAVK, encoded by the exons atggCTAGCCTCTCGGTAGCCCCATCAAGCAAGAACAGCTCCCGAAGCACTTCGCCAAGTCGAAGCACTACTCAAGCACAGCGTCACCATCTTCCGGTCACCCTGGATCCTGTTACAAAGTCTCGAAATGTCGCTGC ACATCATTCGGGAGAAGGAAGCACAGGCAGTGGCAGTAGTGGCGGTGGTGGAGGCATGAAAGGCAGTAGCCGGCAGAGGTCACCCGGTGCGGTTGCACGGTCGGGAGACGGTACCGATGATCCTGGGACAACTGGAACCATAGCTGATCTAGAAGATTTTGTATCAAATATTAATCCGCCAACAGACGACGAAGGG GAGGCCTACCATGCCACACAGTCCTTCCTTTCAAACGGATCGTCGGAGTTAATCGGCGATGATGTTGACTCTAACGGCGCCCGTGGCCGTCAAGCCATGGAGCATTTGCAAAACAAAATTGTAAGAACCAGAGAGTTAATACGAATAGAACAAACGACCCGAGACG acaatGTAAACGAGTATTTAAAATTAGCTGCCAATGCTGACAAGCAGCAGCTGACGAGAATCAAGGCTGtatttgagaagaaaaatcaaaaatcggCGCATAGTATATCGCAGCTACAAAAGAAGTTGGAGAGTTATACAAAGAAGTTGAAAGATTACGAAGTTCATGGCGCTCCGACCAGTCACAGGCAGCCTAGAGAAGTTCTTCGTGATATGGGACAGGGGCTTAA AAATGTGGGTGGTAATATTAGAGATGGAATCACTGGTTTTTCAGG GAGCGTCATGTCCAAGCCTCGAGAGTTTGCACATCTTATAAAAAACAAGTTCGGCAGTGCGGACAACATAAACACATTATCAC TTGAAACTA GTAACGATGACAACGGTAGCGTTGAAGAAGAGAAGACGCACCATGGTTCGGCAACACTTCCTGGCGGATGCAGCCTGGGTTCGACGCATAGTGCTGCTGCTATTAAATTCCCATCCGAAGAAGGCTCGGAGTGTTCTAGCGTTACCAGTGAAAGCGCTCCCGGCAGCAGAGGGCAGCCCCATGCTTGCCACAGCAACAGTGCTGCTTTCAGCCTCAAGCCGATTTTCTCGGAACTTCAGGAAAACCGAGAAAATTACGATAGGCTGCGAGAAAAACTCGAAGGATTCAAG GTTCTTCAGCAAGAAGTGGCATATCTGTCGCATGCACTTCAAGAGGAACGCTTCAGATGTGAGCGTCTGGAAGAACAAGTTAATGACCTCACTGAGCTTCATCAGAACGAGATTGAGAACTTAAAACAAACAATAACTGATATGGAAGAAAAGGTTCAGTATCAGAGCGAAGACCGGTTGCGGGATATTCACGAGATGTTGGAAAGTTGTCAGACGAAAATTTGGAAGATGGAACACCAGCAACAACAGCACCAACAGTACGTCACACTCGAGGGGCTTGACAACAGCAATGCACGAGCTTTGGTTGTCAAATTGATAAACGTTGTTCTTACAGTCCTACAAGTTGTCTTACTTCTTGTTGCAACAGGTGCTGGCATAATGATGCCATTCCTGAGGACCAG CTGTACTAAGCCTCATTGTTTCATGTGCAGGGTGCGCATACTGACTACGACGCTCGTCGTCCTCGGAATTGTATTCGTACTAAAGCAGTGGCCAGAAGTCCACGACGTTGGTAGTCATCTAATGCGACGCCTCAAACAAACCTTAGCAGTAAAGTAG
- the LOC124183696 gene encoding transmembrane and coiled-coil domains protein 2 isoform X8, whose protein sequence is MASLSVAPSSKNSSRSTSPSRSTTQAQRHHLPVTLDPVTKSRNVAAHHSGEGSTGSGSSGGGGGMKGSSRQRSPGAVARSGDGTDDPGTTGTIADLEDFVSNINPPTDDEGEAYHATQSFLSNGSSELIGDDVDSNGARGRQAMEHLQNKIVRTRELIRIEQTTRDDNVNEYLKLAANADKQQLTRIKAVFEKKNQKSAHSISQLQKKLESYTKKLKDYEVHGAPTSHRQPREVLRDMGQGLKSVMSKPREFAHLIKNKFGSADNINTLSRNDDNGSVEEEKTHHGSATLPGGCSLGSTHSAAAIKFPSEEGSECSSVTSESAPGSRGQPHACHSNSAAFSLKPIFSELQENRENYDRLREKLEGFKVLQQEVAYLSHALQEERFRCERLEEQVNDLTELHQNEIENLKQTITDMEEKVQYQSEDRLRDIHEMLESCQTKIWKMEHQQQQHQQYVTLEGLDNSNARALVVKLINVVLTVLQVVLLLVATGAGIMMPFLRTSCTKPHCFMCRVRILTTTLVVLGIVFVLKQWPEVHDVGSHLMRRLKQTLAVK, encoded by the exons atggCTAGCCTCTCGGTAGCCCCATCAAGCAAGAACAGCTCCCGAAGCACTTCGCCAAGTCGAAGCACTACTCAAGCACAGCGTCACCATCTTCCGGTCACCCTGGATCCTGTTACAAAGTCTCGAAATGTCGCTGC ACATCATTCGGGAGAAGGAAGCACAGGCAGTGGCAGTAGTGGCGGTGGTGGAGGCATGAAAGGCAGTAGCCGGCAGAGGTCACCCGGTGCGGTTGCACGGTCGGGAGACGGTACCGATGATCCTGGGACAACTGGAACCATAGCTGATCTAGAAGATTTTGTATCAAATATTAATCCGCCAACAGACGACGAAGGG GAGGCCTACCATGCCACACAGTCCTTCCTTTCAAACGGATCGTCGGAGTTAATCGGCGATGATGTTGACTCTAACGGCGCCCGTGGCCGTCAAGCCATGGAGCATTTGCAAAACAAAATTGTAAGAACCAGAGAGTTAATACGAATAGAACAAACGACCCGAGACG acaatGTAAACGAGTATTTAAAATTAGCTGCCAATGCTGACAAGCAGCAGCTGACGAGAATCAAGGCTGtatttgagaagaaaaatcaaaaatcggCGCATAGTATATCGCAGCTACAAAAGAAGTTGGAGAGTTATACAAAGAAGTTGAAAGATTACGAAGTTCATGGCGCTCCGACCAGTCACAGGCAGCCTAGAGAAGTTCTTCGTGATATGGGACAGGGGCTTAA GAGCGTCATGTCCAAGCCTCGAGAGTTTGCACATCTTATAAAAAACAAGTTCGGCAGTGCGGACAACATAAACACATTATCAC GTAACGATGACAACGGTAGCGTTGAAGAAGAGAAGACGCACCATGGTTCGGCAACACTTCCTGGCGGATGCAGCCTGGGTTCGACGCATAGTGCTGCTGCTATTAAATTCCCATCCGAAGAAGGCTCGGAGTGTTCTAGCGTTACCAGTGAAAGCGCTCCCGGCAGCAGAGGGCAGCCCCATGCTTGCCACAGCAACAGTGCTGCTTTCAGCCTCAAGCCGATTTTCTCGGAACTTCAGGAAAACCGAGAAAATTACGATAGGCTGCGAGAAAAACTCGAAGGATTCAAG GTTCTTCAGCAAGAAGTGGCATATCTGTCGCATGCACTTCAAGAGGAACGCTTCAGATGTGAGCGTCTGGAAGAACAAGTTAATGACCTCACTGAGCTTCATCAGAACGAGATTGAGAACTTAAAACAAACAATAACTGATATGGAAGAAAAGGTTCAGTATCAGAGCGAAGACCGGTTGCGGGATATTCACGAGATGTTGGAAAGTTGTCAGACGAAAATTTGGAAGATGGAACACCAGCAACAACAGCACCAACAGTACGTCACACTCGAGGGGCTTGACAACAGCAATGCACGAGCTTTGGTTGTCAAATTGATAAACGTTGTTCTTACAGTCCTACAAGTTGTCTTACTTCTTGTTGCAACAGGTGCTGGCATAATGATGCCATTCCTGAGGACCAG CTGTACTAAGCCTCATTGTTTCATGTGCAGGGTGCGCATACTGACTACGACGCTCGTCGTCCTCGGAATTGTATTCGTACTAAAGCAGTGGCCAGAAGTCCACGACGTTGGTAGTCATCTAATGCGACGCCTCAAACAAACCTTAGCAGTAAAGTAG
- the LOC124183696 gene encoding transmembrane and coiled-coil domains protein 2 isoform X6: MASLSVAPSSKNSSRSTSPSRSTTQAQRHHLPVTLDPVTKSRNVAAHHSGEGSTGSGSSGGGGGMKGSSRQRSPGAVARSGDGTDDPGTTGTIADLEDFVSNINPPTDDEGEAYHATQSFLSNGSSELIGDDVDSNGARGRQAMEHLQNKIVRTRELIRIEQTTRDDNVNEYLKLAANADKQQLTRIKAVFEKKNQKSAHSISQLQKKLESYTKKLKDYEVHGAPTSHRQPREVLRDMGQGLKNVGGNIRDGITGFSGSVMSKPREFAHLIKNKFGSADNINTLSRNDDNGSVEEEKTHHGSATLPGGCSLGSTHSAAAIKFPSEEGSECSSVTSESAPGSRGQPHACHSNSAAFSLKPIFSELQENRENYDRLREKLEGFKVLQQEVAYLSHALQEERFRCERLEEQVNDLTELHQNEIENLKQTITDMEEKVQYQSEDRLRDIHEMLESCQTKIWKMEHQQQQHQQYVTLEGLDNSNARALVVKLINVVLTVLQVVLLLVATGAGIMMPFLRTSCTKPHCFMCRVRILTTTLVVLGIVFVLKQWPEVHDVGSHLMRRLKQTLAVK; encoded by the exons atggCTAGCCTCTCGGTAGCCCCATCAAGCAAGAACAGCTCCCGAAGCACTTCGCCAAGTCGAAGCACTACTCAAGCACAGCGTCACCATCTTCCGGTCACCCTGGATCCTGTTACAAAGTCTCGAAATGTCGCTGC ACATCATTCGGGAGAAGGAAGCACAGGCAGTGGCAGTAGTGGCGGTGGTGGAGGCATGAAAGGCAGTAGCCGGCAGAGGTCACCCGGTGCGGTTGCACGGTCGGGAGACGGTACCGATGATCCTGGGACAACTGGAACCATAGCTGATCTAGAAGATTTTGTATCAAATATTAATCCGCCAACAGACGACGAAGGG GAGGCCTACCATGCCACACAGTCCTTCCTTTCAAACGGATCGTCGGAGTTAATCGGCGATGATGTTGACTCTAACGGCGCCCGTGGCCGTCAAGCCATGGAGCATTTGCAAAACAAAATTGTAAGAACCAGAGAGTTAATACGAATAGAACAAACGACCCGAGACG acaatGTAAACGAGTATTTAAAATTAGCTGCCAATGCTGACAAGCAGCAGCTGACGAGAATCAAGGCTGtatttgagaagaaaaatcaaaaatcggCGCATAGTATATCGCAGCTACAAAAGAAGTTGGAGAGTTATACAAAGAAGTTGAAAGATTACGAAGTTCATGGCGCTCCGACCAGTCACAGGCAGCCTAGAGAAGTTCTTCGTGATATGGGACAGGGGCTTAA AAATGTGGGTGGTAATATTAGAGATGGAATCACTGGTTTTTCAGG GAGCGTCATGTCCAAGCCTCGAGAGTTTGCACATCTTATAAAAAACAAGTTCGGCAGTGCGGACAACATAAACACATTATCAC GTAACGATGACAACGGTAGCGTTGAAGAAGAGAAGACGCACCATGGTTCGGCAACACTTCCTGGCGGATGCAGCCTGGGTTCGACGCATAGTGCTGCTGCTATTAAATTCCCATCCGAAGAAGGCTCGGAGTGTTCTAGCGTTACCAGTGAAAGCGCTCCCGGCAGCAGAGGGCAGCCCCATGCTTGCCACAGCAACAGTGCTGCTTTCAGCCTCAAGCCGATTTTCTCGGAACTTCAGGAAAACCGAGAAAATTACGATAGGCTGCGAGAAAAACTCGAAGGATTCAAG GTTCTTCAGCAAGAAGTGGCATATCTGTCGCATGCACTTCAAGAGGAACGCTTCAGATGTGAGCGTCTGGAAGAACAAGTTAATGACCTCACTGAGCTTCATCAGAACGAGATTGAGAACTTAAAACAAACAATAACTGATATGGAAGAAAAGGTTCAGTATCAGAGCGAAGACCGGTTGCGGGATATTCACGAGATGTTGGAAAGTTGTCAGACGAAAATTTGGAAGATGGAACACCAGCAACAACAGCACCAACAGTACGTCACACTCGAGGGGCTTGACAACAGCAATGCACGAGCTTTGGTTGTCAAATTGATAAACGTTGTTCTTACAGTCCTACAAGTTGTCTTACTTCTTGTTGCAACAGGTGCTGGCATAATGATGCCATTCCTGAGGACCAG CTGTACTAAGCCTCATTGTTTCATGTGCAGGGTGCGCATACTGACTACGACGCTCGTCGTCCTCGGAATTGTATTCGTACTAAAGCAGTGGCCAGAAGTCCACGACGTTGGTAGTCATCTAATGCGACGCCTCAAACAAACCTTAGCAGTAAAGTAG